From a region of the Paenibacillus lutimineralis genome:
- the pstC gene encoding phosphate ABC transporter permease subunit PstC yields MNISAHKAAREAGAELHPRHRWNLTSRSARARVVNWLFKYYFLFSILALCLVLAMVIFFIGKTAMLTFQEVTLAEFFFSFDWTPEEGRFGAALFIVNTLSLTVLTLIIAVPLSLGMAILIAEIAPAWLKKFVSPLLDLLVGIPSIVYGYLGLTVLLPLLRELSGEGLGDGLLAAALVLTVMILPTISRISEDAISAVPRKYRDASYALGATRLQTTFKVVLPAAGRGIVAAIILGMTRAIGETMAVVMVIGNTPQLAKSLFAPTSVLTSNIVMQISNVDFDSTWNYSLHLMAFLLLLISFVLILIIRIIGRKGGA; encoded by the coding sequence GCGTCACCGCTGGAATCTTACGTCGAGAAGTGCTCGGGCCCGGGTGGTAAACTGGCTTTTTAAATACTATTTCCTGTTCAGTATTTTAGCGCTCTGTCTGGTATTGGCGATGGTCATTTTCTTTATCGGGAAGACGGCGATGTTAACCTTTCAAGAGGTAACGCTGGCCGAGTTCTTCTTCTCGTTCGATTGGACGCCGGAAGAGGGCCGTTTCGGAGCTGCGCTATTTATCGTCAACACATTGTCTTTAACGGTCTTGACCTTAATCATTGCCGTTCCATTATCCTTAGGAATGGCTATCCTGATCGCGGAGATTGCACCTGCATGGCTGAAGAAGTTCGTGAGCCCACTGCTTGATTTATTAGTCGGCATTCCGTCCATTGTCTACGGCTATCTTGGACTGACCGTACTGCTCCCACTGCTGCGGGAGCTAAGCGGGGAAGGGCTGGGGGATGGTCTGTTGGCCGCCGCATTGGTGCTCACCGTCATGATTCTTCCGACGATCAGCCGTATTAGCGAGGATGCGATCTCTGCTGTACCGAGAAAGTATCGTGACGCTTCTTATGCGCTCGGTGCCACCAGGCTGCAAACCACCTTTAAGGTGGTTCTGCCTGCAGCTGGCCGCGGCATCGTGGCCGCGATTATTTTAGGGATGACCCGGGCGATCGGGGAGACGATGGCCGTGGTCATGGTCATCGGGAATACGCCGCAGCTGGCAAAATCCCTGTTCGCTCCAACATCGGTACTGACGAGCAATATCGTCATGCAGATCTCCAACGTCGATTTTGACTCAACATGGAATTATAGTTTGCACTTAATGGCGTTCCTGTTGCTGCTCATTTCGTTCGTGTTGATTCTAATCATCCGTATTATCGGGCGAAAGGGAGGGGCTTAG